Within Amycolatopsis sp. FDAARGOS 1241, the genomic segment CTTGCCGATGACGAGGTGCAGGTTGGCCTGCTTGTCGACGCGGAAGTTGATCTTGCCGCCCTTGATGTCCTTCACGGCCTTCTCGACCGCGGGGGTCACCGTGCCGGTCTTCGGGTTCGGCATGAGGCCGCGCGGGCCGAGGATGCGGGCGATGCGGCCCACCTTCGCCATCTGGTCCGGCGTCGCGATCGCGGCGTCGAAGTCGAGCCAGCCACCCTGGATGCGCTCGATCAGCTCGTCGGTGCCGACCGCGTCGGCGCCGGCGGCCTCGGCCTCGGCGGCCTTGTCGCCGACGGCGAAGACGATGACGCGGGCGGTCTTACCGGTACCGTGCGGCAGGTTCACGGTGCCGCGGACCATCTGGTCGGCCTTACGCGGGTCCACGCCGAGACGCATCGCGACCTCGACGGTGGCGTCCATCTTGGTCTTGGACGTCTCCTTCGCCAGCTTCGCGGCCTCGAGCGGCGCGTACAGGCGCTCCTTGTCGATCAGCTCCGCGGCCTGGCGGTAGGCCTTGCTGTGCTTGGTCATGCTTCTGTCCTTAACTTCAGCGGATCAGTGTGGTGGCGAGCCAGCACTGGCTCTCCCACGGTGTCGAATTGCCTCGGCTCCGCCGGGGCGGCGAGATCGCCTTGAGCCGATTTCTTCCTTCCCGATTCCGCTCGGCCCGTGGGGCCGATCGAAATCGCTCAGTCCAGAAACCGGCGCGCTCTCGCGGG encodes:
- the rplA gene encoding 50S ribosomal protein L1, with product MTKHSKAYRQAAELIDKERLYAPLEAAKLAKETSKTKMDATVEVAMRLGVDPRKADQMVRGTVNLPHGTGKTARVIVFAVGDKAAEAEAAGADAVGTDELIERIQGGWLDFDAAIATPDQMAKVGRIARILGPRGLMPNPKTGTVTPAVEKAVKDIKGGKINFRVDKQANLHLVIGKASFDTEKLVENYAAALDEILRAKPSSAKGRYVKKVTFTTTMGPGIPVDPLRTRNLLSEEAAV